Proteins from a single region of Massilibacterium senegalense:
- a CDS encoding TcaA second domain-containing protein, translating into MSRKRGFIIAAFSALIVIIIVVIFFQQLNKPDKIVKTFEKAVEQNKPDQLKEFILPDKKEAVVNNGSLTALVDYLRENDNSYQVIKDSIHEQMESEDYSPTNQQISLVEDGKKWGIITNYKLKVKTASIKMTGKNDGDKIKLTIDTLKQPLKRSDDILFGPLLPGTYKVSLTVDNTLGKLSEQKKIDLWGSKEVSLIVDTKKLVKADKGINNDIFEAIDIFNHDLSAFETSAFNLDTFTNVDEAFKGGDIAQAWVNDQFLILSEDIEEIQSQYLGAVINLDQLNINYFDEQWTAEATALVSYNVKLKLIDIPNFEDLSYQSIRKYSLVYNQKKKKWLIDDIEEFESNGSEDKYWNHKKPIKIKNPPLLKWTRENNENPLSSL; encoded by the coding sequence ATGTCGAGAAAAAGAGGGTTCATCATTGCTGCTTTTTCGGCGTTGATCGTCATTATTATTGTTGTCATTTTTTTTCAACAACTCAATAAACCGGATAAAATAGTGAAAACATTTGAAAAAGCGGTTGAACAAAACAAACCAGATCAGCTTAAGGAATTTATTTTACCAGATAAAAAGGAAGCAGTTGTAAATAATGGGTCACTAACCGCTCTTGTTGATTATTTAAGAGAGAATGACAACAGCTATCAAGTTATTAAAGATAGCATACATGAACAAATGGAATCGGAGGATTACTCTCCTACTAACCAACAAATCAGCTTAGTTGAAGACGGGAAAAAGTGGGGAATTATCACCAATTACAAATTAAAAGTAAAAACAGCTTCCATAAAAATGACGGGTAAAAATGATGGTGATAAAATCAAGCTCACCATTGATACTTTAAAGCAACCATTGAAAAGGAGTGATGACATATTATTTGGACCTCTGCTCCCTGGTACTTATAAAGTTTCCTTAACTGTTGACAATACACTTGGTAAACTGTCCGAACAAAAGAAAATCGATCTTTGGGGCAGTAAAGAAGTGTCACTGATTGTTGATACGAAAAAGCTGGTCAAAGCTGATAAAGGAATTAATAATGATATTTTTGAAGCGATAGATATTTTTAATCATGACCTTTCAGCATTTGAAACTTCTGCATTTAATTTAGATACCTTCACAAATGTAGACGAAGCCTTTAAAGGTGGAGATATCGCTCAAGCTTGGGTTAATGATCAATTTTTAATTTTATCAGAGGATATAGAAGAAATTCAATCTCAATATTTAGGAGCTGTCATTAACCTAGATCAATTAAACATCAATTATTTTGATGAACAATGGACAGCAGAGGCTACAGCTCTTGTTTCTTATAATGTAAAATTAAAGTTGATTGATATACCTAATTTTGAAGATTTATCCTATCAATCTATACGTAAATATTCCTTAGTTTATAATCAAAAAAAGAAAAAATGGCTTATTGACGATATAGAAGAATTTGAATCAAATGGATCAGAAGATAAGTATTGGAATCATAAGAAACCTATTAAGATTAAAAATCCTCCTCTACTTAAGTGGACACGTGAAAACAACGAAAATCCATTATCAAGCTTATAA
- the groL gene encoding chaperonin GroEL (60 kDa chaperone family; promotes refolding of misfolded polypeptides especially under stressful conditions; forms two stacked rings of heptamers to form a barrel-shaped 14mer; ends can be capped by GroES; misfolded proteins enter the barrel where they are refolded when GroES binds) — MAKEIKFSEEARRAMLRGVEALADAVKVTLGPKGRNVVLERSFGSPLITNDGVTIAKEIELEDKFENMGAKLVAEVASKTNDVAGDGTTTATVLAQAMIAEGLKNVTSGANPMVIRKGIEKAVNVAVKELHRISKPIEGKESIAQVAAISSADQEVGDLIAEAMERVGNDGVITIEESKGFNTELEVVEGMQFDRGYASPYMVTDSEKMEAVLDNPYILITDKKISNIQEILPVLEQVVQQGKPLLIISEDVEGEALATLVVNKLRGTFNAVAVKAPGFGDRRKAMLEDIAILTGGEVITEDLGLDLKSATITQLGRAAKVVVTKENTTIVEGAGDKAQIDARVGQIRAQIEETTSEFDREKLQERLAKLAGGVAVIKVGAATETELKERKLRIEDALNATRAAVEEGIVAGGGTALVNVISAVKNVEAEGDEATGVKIVLRALEEPIRQIATNAGLEGSVIVERLKKEEVGVGFNAATSEWVNMIDTGIVDPTKVTRSALQHASSVAAMFLTTEAVIADKPQENAGMPAMPDMGGMGGMGGMM; from the coding sequence ATGGCAAAAGAAATCAAGTTTAGCGAAGAAGCTCGTCGTGCGATGCTTCGTGGTGTTGAAGCTTTAGCTGATGCGGTAAAAGTAACATTAGGACCAAAAGGTCGTAATGTAGTGTTAGAAAGAAGTTTTGGTTCACCTTTAATTACAAATGACGGTGTAACAATCGCAAAAGAAATCGAATTAGAAGATAAATTCGAAAACATGGGTGCAAAACTTGTTGCAGAAGTAGCAAGTAAAACAAACGACGTTGCTGGGGACGGTACAACAACAGCAACTGTTCTTGCGCAAGCGATGATTGCAGAAGGACTTAAAAACGTAACAAGTGGTGCAAACCCAATGGTTATTCGTAAAGGAATTGAAAAAGCGGTAAACGTAGCAGTAAAAGAATTACATCGCATTTCAAAACCAATTGAAGGAAAAGAATCTATTGCACAAGTTGCTGCTATTTCTTCTGCTGACCAAGAAGTTGGTGATTTAATCGCAGAAGCAATGGAACGTGTAGGTAACGACGGGGTTATTACAATTGAAGAATCAAAAGGTTTCAATACGGAATTAGAAGTAGTAGAAGGTATGCAATTTGATCGTGGATATGCTTCTCCGTACATGGTAACAGATTCTGAAAAAATGGAAGCTGTTCTGGATAATCCTTATATCTTAATTACAGATAAGAAAATTTCTAACATCCAAGAGATTTTACCAGTATTAGAACAAGTTGTTCAACAAGGTAAACCATTATTAATCATCTCTGAAGATGTAGAAGGCGAAGCATTAGCAACATTAGTTGTAAATAAATTACGTGGTACATTCAATGCTGTAGCAGTAAAAGCTCCAGGTTTTGGTGACCGTCGTAAAGCAATGCTTGAAGATATCGCCATTTTAACAGGCGGTGAAGTGATTACAGAAGATTTAGGATTAGATCTTAAATCAGCAACTATCACACAATTAGGACGCGCTGCAAAAGTTGTGGTAACAAAAGAAAATACAACAATCGTTGAAGGTGCTGGCGACAAAGCACAAATCGATGCTCGCGTTGGCCAAATCCGTGCGCAAATCGAAGAAACAACTTCTGAATTTGACCGTGAAAAATTACAAGAGCGCCTTGCAAAACTTGCTGGTGGTGTAGCAGTAATTAAAGTTGGCGCAGCGACAGAAACAGAATTAAAAGAACGTAAATTACGTATCGAAGACGCATTAAATGCTACTCGTGCAGCAGTAGAAGAAGGTATTGTTGCAGGTGGTGGTACTGCACTTGTAAATGTTATCTCTGCTGTTAAAAATGTAGAAGCAGAAGGCGACGAAGCAACTGGTGTGAAAATCGTTCTTCGTGCATTAGAAGAACCAATCCGCCAAATCGCTACAAACGCTGGTCTTGAAGGAAGCGTAATTGTAGAACGCTTGAAAAAAGAAGAAGTTGGCGTTGGATTTAATGCTGCAACTAGCGAATGGGTAAACATGATTGATACTGGTATCGTAGACCCAACAAAAGTAACACGCTCTGCATTACAACATGCATCAAGCGTAGCTGCAATGTTCTTAACAACAGAAGCAGTCATTGCGGATAAACCACAAGAAAACGCGGGAATGCCTGCAATGCCTGACATGGGCGGAATGGGCGGAATGGGCGGCATGATGTAA
- the groES gene encoding co-chaperone GroES, whose product MLKPLGDRIVIEALEMEEQTASGIVLPDSAKEKPQEGKIVAVGAGRVLDNGERLAPEVKEGDTVIYSKYAGTEVKVDGKEYLILRESDILAIIG is encoded by the coding sequence GTGTTAAAGCCATTAGGTGATCGAATTGTAATTGAAGCTTTAGAAATGGAAGAACAAACAGCTAGCGGTATCGTATTACCGGATTCTGCGAAAGAAAAACCGCAAGAAGGTAAAATTGTTGCTGTAGGTGCAGGTCGTGTATTAGACAATGGTGAACGCCTTGCTCCAGAAGTAAAAGAAGGAGATACTGTTATTTACTCAAAATATGCTGGAACAGAAGTAAAAGTTGACGGCAAAGAGTATTTAATCCTTCGTGAGAGCGATATTTTAGCGATTATTGGATAA
- a CDS encoding CPBP family intramembrane glutamic endopeptidase: MNRNEFFIILVYVMAQLSGFLGIPLLLKNSALTPLEAVAYWTVCSMSVATVISLWLSRSLRQGGKMGKPLPWKETMYWIFIGLFLAYFAQIMAAIIEQKLFHIPGESENTKEIITIAKSVPLFMFVGIILAPFLEELIFRRIIFYHLYQKFSFFIAALTSSLLFAVLHLDFSHLLVYLVMGFVFSFLYVKTNRIIVPMAAHTLMNGTVFYLAFYING; this comes from the coding sequence GTGAATCGAAACGAATTTTTCATTATTTTAGTGTATGTAATGGCACAGTTATCTGGCTTTTTAGGTATCCCGCTTCTTTTAAAAAACAGTGCACTCACACCGTTAGAAGCAGTTGCCTATTGGACGGTATGTAGCATGTCTGTCGCAACCGTCATTAGTTTATGGTTAAGTCGTTCGCTTCGACAAGGCGGAAAAATGGGGAAACCGCTTCCTTGGAAAGAAACAATGTACTGGATTTTTATCGGTTTGTTTCTTGCTTATTTTGCACAAATTATGGCAGCCATCATAGAACAAAAACTATTTCACATTCCAGGTGAATCAGAAAATACGAAGGAAATCATTACAATAGCAAAGAGCGTTCCTCTGTTTATGTTTGTAGGAATTATACTTGCGCCTTTTTTAGAAGAATTAATTTTTAGAAGGATTATCTTTTATCATCTGTATCAAAAGTTTTCATTTTTTATTGCAGCGCTCACTAGCTCACTTCTTTTTGCAGTCTTACATTTAGATTTTTCCCATTTACTAGTATATTTAGTGATGGGCTTCGTGTTTTCCTTCTTATATGTGAAAACAAATCGCATTATTGTTCCGATGGCTGCCCATACGTTAATGAATGGCACGGTGTTTTACCTCGCTTTTTACATTAACGGATAA
- a CDS encoding DUF4305 domain-containing protein, whose protein sequence is MKFSPMALAMFYFLMGALFTYLAVLSVRDTMWNFLTIVLMLFAAYDFFVAVRIMLIKKKIEKMNKK, encoded by the coding sequence ATGAAATTTTCACCAATGGCATTAGCTATGTTTTATTTTTTGATGGGGGCGTTATTTACGTATTTAGCAGTATTAAGTGTACGTGACACGATGTGGAATTTTTTGACGATCGTCTTAATGCTATTTGCCGCTTACGACTTTTTTGTCGCGGTACGTATTATGCTCATTAAGAAAAAAATTGAGAAAATGAACAAAAAGTGA
- the tatC gene encoding twin-arginine translocase subunit TatC, translating into MDERAMSVYDHIGELQKRLMSIIVVFVISMVIGLVFSQRIIKWLQQAPAAESITMNAFRLTDAIKVYFEFSFIVAILLTAPVALYHIWAFIRPGLYEKEQKVTLAYIPFTIILFIAGVSFAYFVMFPLVIQFMTKLSAQMGIEEVYGIKEYFRFLFQLTIPVGLVFELPVVIMFFTRLGLITPAFLIKIRKYAYFILLIVAGLITPPDVLSQIIVMIPLIILYEISIFFSKRAYKQVLKAEMKYAEEMQLAEIKSDRE; encoded by the coding sequence ATGGACGAAAGAGCGATGTCCGTTTATGATCATATTGGTGAATTACAAAAACGATTAATGAGTATTATTGTCGTATTTGTTATCAGTATGGTCATTGGATTGGTCTTCTCGCAAAGAATAATCAAGTGGTTACAACAAGCGCCAGCTGCTGAAAGTATTACAATGAATGCATTTCGATTAACAGATGCAATCAAAGTATATTTTGAATTTTCGTTCATTGTAGCGATTTTATTAACAGCACCAGTTGCACTATATCATATATGGGCATTTATTCGCCCGGGATTATATGAAAAAGAGCAAAAGGTAACGTTAGCTTATATTCCATTTACGATTATTTTATTTATTGCAGGTGTTAGTTTTGCTTACTTCGTGATGTTCCCATTAGTCATTCAGTTTATGACAAAATTATCTGCACAAATGGGAATTGAAGAGGTATATGGTATTAAAGAATATTTTCGGTTTTTATTCCAACTGACGATTCCTGTAGGACTTGTCTTTGAATTGCCTGTTGTGATTATGTTTTTTACAAGGTTAGGGTTAATTACGCCGGCTTTCCTTATTAAAATTAGAAAATATGCATACTTTATTTTATTAATTGTGGCTGGGTTAATTACACCGCCTGATGTATTATCACAAATCATTGTGATGATCCCGTTAATTATTTTATATGAGATTAGTATTTTCTTTTCAAAACGAGCGTATAAACAAGTGTTAAAAGCAGAAATGAAATATGCAGAAGAGATGCAATTAGCCGAAATAAAAAGTGATCGCGAATAA
- a CDS encoding twin-arginine translocase TatA/TatE family subunit → MGLSFGSIALISIVALVIFGPKKLPSLGRAAGETLREFKNSTKGLMDDEENKKEEKQVK, encoded by the coding sequence ATGGGTTTAAGTTTTGGAAGTATTGCATTAATTTCAATTGTGGCGTTAGTAATCTTTGGACCAAAAAAATTACCGAGTCTCGGACGAGCAGCAGGTGAAACATTACGTGAATTTAAAAATTCTACAAAAGGTTTAATGGATGACGAAGAGAACAAAAAAGAAGAGAAACAAGTAAAATAA
- a CDS encoding redox-sensing transcriptional repressor Rex, whose amino-acid sequence MNMEQPKIPQATAKRLPLYYRFIQNLHASGKKRVSSAELSEAVKVDSATIRRDFSYFGALGKKGYGYNVEYLLSFFRRTLSQDELTKVALFGVGNLGTAFLHYNNFTKNNSAKIMMAFDIDPNKIGKEVGGVPIYHLDDVAQKLTSDVTIAILTVPATRAQELVDKLVDIGIQGILNFTPARLTVPEHIRVHHIDLAIELQSLIYFMKNYPE is encoded by the coding sequence ATGAATATGGAACAACCAAAAATTCCACAAGCAACTGCTAAACGATTGCCGCTTTATTACCGATTCATTCAAAATTTACATGCATCGGGGAAAAAACGCGTATCTTCCGCAGAATTAAGCGAGGCAGTAAAAGTGGATTCAGCTACCATTAGACGAGATTTTTCCTATTTTGGTGCATTAGGAAAAAAAGGTTATGGCTATAATGTCGAATATTTGTTATCTTTTTTTAGAAGGACATTAAGTCAAGATGAATTAACGAAAGTGGCTTTATTTGGTGTCGGAAACCTTGGAACTGCATTTTTACATTATAATAACTTTACGAAAAACAATAGTGCTAAAATTATGATGGCATTTGATATCGACCCAAATAAAATAGGGAAAGAAGTCGGCGGGGTACCAATTTATCATTTAGACGATGTGGCACAAAAATTGACATCAGATGTTACGATTGCTATTTTAACCGTTCCAGCAACTCGTGCACAAGAACTTGTCGATAAATTAGTGGACATTGGCATTCAAGGTATTTTAAACTTTACTCCAGCCCGATTAACAGTCCCAGAGCATATTCGTGTACATCATATTGATTTAGCGATTGAGCTCCAATCATTAATTTATTTCATGAAAAACTATCCAGAATAG
- a CDS encoding ABC-F family ATP-binding cassette domain-containing protein — MIYLQVNQLTKYYGADLILSNIKLDVQSKDKIALVGRNGAGKSTLLKIITGELSYDSGDIIIPKDIKIGYLAQTTITDSPLSIWDEMMTVFEPLKQIEKELRNMEHRMGNPTIMENKTEYEKLLREYDELSLQFKERGGYQYEADIRNVLHGLQFQDFSYGTPVQALSGGQKTRLSLGKLLLQKPDLLILDEPTNHLDLETIQWLEHYLQNYPGALLIVSHDRYFLDKIVHRVYELERHQIRHFHGNYSDYLTQKAEIYAKEKKQFEKQQEEIQRLEDFIARNIARASTTKRAQSRRKQLDKIDRMQRPLGNEKSASFSFEIEKQSGNEVLHVDQLSIQYDDTPIFKDVSFRLTREDSVALIGPNGIGKSSLLKAILGKVSSQGTISFGTNVQIGYYDQTQAELTSNKTILDELWDEYPEKTEKEIRTILGNFLFSGDDVLKIVQDLSGGEKARIALAKLMLQKANLLILDEPTNHLDLDSKEVLESTLMDYPGTLLFVSHDRYFINRIATKVLDLTPTGVIEYLGNYDYYVEKKTETEEIERLNALENQTEMQKEESDKSKFLLEKEQKKKERQKQRRLEEIEQLITEKELFITQSHELLCQPEVYENHEKAQQVNEDIEQAETELQQLMEEWEVLM, encoded by the coding sequence ATGATTTATTTGCAAGTTAATCAACTGACAAAATATTATGGTGCTGACCTTATTTTATCGAATATTAAATTAGATGTACAATCGAAAGATAAAATTGCACTTGTCGGAAGAAATGGGGCCGGCAAATCCACACTGTTAAAAATTATTACCGGAGAATTATCCTATGATTCTGGTGATATTATTATACCAAAAGATATTAAAATCGGGTATCTAGCACAAACAACCATTACGGATTCTCCTTTATCCATTTGGGACGAAATGATGACCGTTTTCGAGCCATTAAAACAAATTGAAAAAGAGCTACGCAACATGGAGCACAGAATGGGCAATCCTACCATCATGGAAAACAAAACAGAATATGAAAAATTATTGCGAGAATACGATGAGCTCTCCTTACAATTTAAAGAACGCGGTGGCTATCAATATGAAGCAGACATTCGCAATGTGTTACATGGACTTCAGTTTCAAGACTTTAGCTATGGCACCCCTGTCCAAGCATTAAGTGGTGGTCAAAAAACACGGTTATCACTCGGAAAACTGTTGTTACAAAAACCAGACTTATTAATTTTGGACGAACCGACAAACCACCTTGATTTAGAAACGATTCAATGGCTAGAACACTACTTACAAAACTATCCTGGCGCTTTGTTAATCGTCAGCCATGACCGTTATTTTCTTGATAAAATCGTCCATCGCGTGTATGAATTAGAACGCCATCAAATTCGCCATTTTCACGGAAACTACAGCGATTATTTAACACAAAAAGCAGAGATTTATGCAAAAGAAAAGAAACAATTTGAAAAGCAACAAGAGGAAATTCAACGATTAGAAGATTTCATCGCACGGAACATCGCACGGGCCTCGACGACAAAACGAGCACAAAGTAGACGAAAACAACTCGACAAAATCGATCGGATGCAACGACCATTAGGTAACGAGAAATCAGCTTCCTTTTCGTTTGAAATCGAAAAACAAAGTGGAAATGAAGTACTGCATGTGGATCAACTTTCTATTCAATATGATGATACTCCTATTTTCAAAGATGTATCTTTTCGATTGACACGTGAAGATAGTGTTGCATTAATAGGACCGAATGGTATTGGAAAGTCGTCCCTGTTAAAAGCAATCTTAGGTAAGGTATCGTCACAAGGCACCATTTCATTTGGAACAAACGTGCAAATCGGCTATTACGACCAAACACAAGCAGAATTGACATCGAATAAAACGATTTTAGATGAATTGTGGGATGAATATCCGGAAAAAACAGAAAAGGAAATTCGGACGATTCTTGGTAATTTTCTTTTTAGCGGAGATGACGTATTAAAAATCGTACAGGACTTAAGTGGTGGCGAAAAAGCACGGATTGCCTTAGCAAAGTTAATGCTTCAAAAAGCAAATCTGCTTATCCTTGATGAACCTACCAACCATCTAGACTTAGATAGCAAGGAAGTATTAGAATCGACATTAATGGATTATCCAGGCACGCTTCTTTTCGTTTCCCACGATCGTTATTTTATTAATCGTATCGCAACAAAAGTGTTAGATTTAACGCCCACTGGTGTCATCGAATACCTTGGAAATTATGACTATTATGTGGAGAAAAAAACAGAAACAGAGGAAATCGAACGATTAAATGCACTCGAAAATCAAACGGAAATGCAAAAAGAAGAAAGCGATAAATCAAAATTTTTATTAGAGAAAGAACAAAAGAAAAAAGAACGTCAGAAGCAACGTCGTTTAGAGGAAATTGAACAGTTAATTACCGAAAAAGAATTATTTATTACACAATCCCATGAGTTATTATGCCAACCGGAGGTATATGAAAATCATGAAAAAGCACAACAAGTAAACGAGGATATTGAACAAGCTGAGACAGAATTACAACAATTAATGGAGGAGTGGGAGGTATTAATGTGA
- the tsaD gene encoding tRNA (adenosine(37)-N6)-threonylcarbamoyltransferase complex transferase subunit TsaD, translated as MKKDELILAVETSCDETSMAVIKNGKEMVANVVSSQIESHKRFGGVVPEIASRHHVEQITYVLEETLKKANVLIDDIDAVAVTEGPGLVGALLIGVNAAKALAFSYDKPLVPVHHISGHIYANRFVKEMTFPLIALVVSGGHTELVYMKEHGHYEVIGETRDDAVGEAYDKVARVLGLAYPGGPKIDALAQEGKETIDFPRAWLEEGSFDFSFSGLKSAVINWLHNSEQRGEEIVIEDVAKSFQESVIDVLVTKTKKAQEQYGVKQILLAGGVAANKGLRARLQQIFETSDVDLVIPPLSLCTDNAAMIGAAASIEYQKGTRASLTLNANPGLMLESFNKE; from the coding sequence ATGAAAAAGGATGAATTAATTTTAGCCGTAGAAACAAGTTGTGATGAAACAAGTATGGCGGTTATTAAAAATGGGAAGGAAATGGTGGCGAATGTCGTTTCTTCTCAAATTGAAAGCCACAAACGGTTTGGTGGTGTTGTACCAGAGATTGCTTCACGCCATCACGTGGAACAAATTACGTACGTTTTAGAAGAAACATTAAAGAAAGCGAATGTCTTGATAGACGATATCGATGCAGTGGCCGTAACAGAAGGCCCAGGATTAGTCGGTGCGCTTTTAATTGGTGTTAATGCAGCGAAAGCACTTGCATTTAGTTATGATAAACCACTTGTTCCCGTACATCATATTTCAGGGCATATATATGCCAATCGTTTTGTGAAAGAAATGACGTTCCCCTTAATAGCGTTAGTCGTTTCAGGAGGGCATACAGAGCTCGTTTACATGAAAGAACATGGTCATTATGAAGTAATCGGAGAAACGCGTGACGATGCTGTAGGAGAGGCGTATGATAAAGTAGCGCGTGTGTTAGGACTTGCATATCCAGGAGGCCCTAAAATCGATGCATTAGCTCAAGAAGGAAAGGAAACGATTGATTTTCCACGAGCTTGGTTAGAAGAAGGTTCCTTTGATTTTTCTTTTAGCGGATTAAAATCAGCGGTTATCAATTGGCTCCATAACAGTGAGCAACGTGGAGAAGAAATTGTCATAGAAGATGTAGCAAAAAGTTTTCAAGAAAGTGTCATTGATGTCTTAGTAACAAAAACAAAAAAAGCACAAGAACAATACGGTGTAAAACAAATTCTTTTAGCTGGTGGAGTAGCGGCAAATAAAGGTCTGCGAGCACGCTTACAACAAATATTTGAAACGAGCGATGTAGATTTAGTCATACCTCCCCTTTCGTTATGTACCGATAACGCAGCGATGATTGGTGCAGCAGCAAGCATCGAATATCAAAAAGGAACAAGAGCGTCTCTTACGTTAAATGCCAACCCAGGGCTTATGTTGGAATCATTTAATAAAGAATAA
- the rimI gene encoding ribosomal protein S18-alanine N-acetyltransferase, with translation MERINIRLMEEQDIPAILQVEHASFSIPWTEEAFFNELQKNKFAVYLVIEIEGKVIGYVGAWIIIDEAHITNIAILPDYRGKRLGEKLLAEMIKTAIQLGVKTMTLEVRISNEVAKQLYRKFGFKDGGIRKGYYTDNQEDALIMWVNFNEKG, from the coding sequence ATGGAGAGAATAAACATTCGATTAATGGAGGAACAAGACATTCCAGCCATTTTACAAGTAGAACACGCTTCCTTTTCGATTCCTTGGACAGAAGAAGCATTTTTCAATGAACTGCAAAAAAATAAATTTGCGGTATATTTAGTCATAGAAATAGAAGGAAAAGTCATTGGCTATGTTGGGGCGTGGATTATTATTGATGAAGCACATATTACTAACATCGCCATTTTACCAGATTACCGGGGAAAACGATTAGGAGAAAAATTGTTGGCAGAAATGATCAAAACAGCCATTCAGTTAGGTGTGAAAACAATGACATTAGAAGTAAGGATATCGAATGAGGTTGCGAAACAGTTATATCGAAAGTTTGGTTTTAAAGACGGTGGGATTCGAAAAGGATACTATACAGATAATCAAGAAGATGCATTAATAATGTGGGTGAATTTTAATGAAAAAGGATGA
- the tsaB gene encoding tRNA (adenosine(37)-N6)-threonylcarbamoyltransferase complex dimerization subunit type 1 TsaB, whose translation MTIALAMDTSNDAMGVAIINNQEVVGEYVTNTKKNHSVRLMPAIHQLMEDVKIKPQQLGKIIVASGPGSYTGVRIAATTAKTMAYTLNIPLVGVSSLEVLAQNGKHFSGHVVPFFDARRHQVYSGLYKHGQPIEQDQLIEMHQWLERLKQVESPLLFLSPHIGIYEQEIKETMGEKAVIGDVTDGFIRPSALGQIGMKKVPVDIHTFTPTYLKLAEAEEKWLESQKAKR comes from the coding sequence ATGACAATAGCATTAGCAATGGACACGTCTAATGATGCAATGGGGGTGGCAATCATAAACAATCAAGAAGTAGTAGGAGAGTATGTGACAAATACGAAAAAAAATCATTCTGTTCGTTTAATGCCTGCCATTCATCAATTGATGGAAGATGTCAAAATAAAGCCACAACAACTAGGGAAAATTATTGTTGCTTCTGGACCAGGTTCTTATACTGGTGTTCGTATTGCTGCCACAACGGCTAAAACAATGGCTTATACATTAAATATTCCATTAGTAGGTGTTTCAAGTTTAGAAGTGCTTGCACAAAATGGAAAACATTTTTCAGGTCATGTCGTTCCTTTTTTTGATGCAAGGAGACATCAAGTGTATAGTGGATTATATAAACATGGACAACCAATAGAACAAGATCAATTAATAGAAATGCATCAGTGGTTAGAACGTTTAAAACAAGTAGAATCTCCACTTTTATTTTTAAGTCCACATATTGGCATATATGAACAAGAAATAAAAGAGACAATGGGTGAAAAAGCAGTAATTGGCGATGTAACAGATGGATTTATCCGCCCAAGTGCGCTTGGCCAAATTGGGATGAAGAAAGTACCAGTAGATATTCATACGTTCACACCAACCTATTTAAAATTAGCAGAAGCAGAAGAAAAATGGCTGGAAAGTCAAAAAGCAAAAAGGTGA
- the tsaE gene encoding tRNA (adenosine(37)-N6)-threonylcarbamoyltransferase complex ATPase subunit type 1 TsaE produces MEEIHIQTNSTEETMEIAKRIGEVIPPGTVLVLEGDLGAGKTTFTKGLAVGLGIKRVVNSPTFTIIKEYLGRLPLYHMDVYRLENREEELGFEEYFESDGITVVEWASNIKEQLPSSYIACTIHRIDEDTREIVVQSVGGENIDWIKEIIRNDNSISNGHV; encoded by the coding sequence ATGGAAGAAATCCATATTCAAACAAATTCTACGGAAGAAACAATGGAAATTGCCAAAAGAATTGGAGAAGTAATCCCTCCTGGCACGGTTCTCGTTTTAGAAGGGGATCTAGGGGCAGGGAAAACAACCTTTACAAAAGGACTTGCAGTGGGATTAGGAATTAAAAGAGTAGTGAACTCTCCTACCTTTACGATTATTAAAGAATATCTCGGACGGTTACCTCTTTATCATATGGATGTATATCGTTTAGAAAACAGGGAAGAAGAGTTAGGTTTTGAAGAATATTTTGAAAGTGATGGTATCACAGTCGTAGAATGGGCAAGTAACATTAAAGAACAATTACCTTCTTCCTATATTGCATGCACCATTCATCGAATAGATGAAGATACAAGGGAAATCGTTGTTCAATCGGTTGGAGGAGAAAATATAGATTGGATAAAGGAGATAATTAGGAATGACAATAGCATTAGCAATGGACACGTCTAA